A window of Castanea sativa cultivar Marrone di Chiusa Pesio chromosome 1, ASM4071231v1 contains these coding sequences:
- the LOC142622562 gene encoding uncharacterized protein LOC142622562, producing the protein MESTSSSSAAAKDVNKETVVYSAYNPCHVLEEALRAILKCLGVDTKEQEESSSSDQKDENINGTNTQDPSSTTEEVSEIPSSTDPDPPSSTTDPEADPPSSTATTEVAASTIAVRAPPRPPLSTGSGPQIN; encoded by the exons ATGGAgtcaacatcatcatcatcagcagCAGCTAAGGACGTCAACAAAGAAACAGTTGTGTACTCTGCCTACAATCCATGCCATGTTCTTGAAGAAGCTCTAAGGGCTATTTTGAAGTGTTTGGGTGTTGATACTAAAGAACAAGAGGAATCTTCAAGTTCAGACCAAAAAGATGAGAACATCAATGGAACAAATACCCAAGACCCTTCTTCAACCACTGAAGAGGTTTCAGAAATTCCCTCATCAACGGACCCTGATCCTCCATCTTCAACAACAGACCCTGAAGCTGATCCTCCTTCAAGCACAGCAACCACt GAAGTTGCAGCGAGTACAATTGCTGTGAGAGCGCCTCCAAGGCCACCATTAAGCACTGGGAGTGGTCctcaaattaattag